Genomic window (Cucumis sativus cultivar 9930 chromosome 2, Cucumber_9930_V3, whole genome shotgun sequence):
AACTGGGAGTTGTACGACAAGCAAAAGAAAGCGGAAGCTGTTCTGTTCGAGAAGGAGAGGGAAGCTGAAGCACAGAAGGCACTAGCCGACGCCGGGTTTTATGCTCGTCAACAAGTCGCCGACGGAGAGCTCTAtgccaaaaagaaagaagcgGAAGGATTGGTGGCACTGGCGGAGGCTCAAGCTCTGTACCTCCGTTCACTTCTCGAGGCATTGGGCGGCAATTACTCCGCTCTTAGAGATTACCTAATGATCAACGGAGGCCTATTCCAAGAAGTTGCTAAAATCAATGCCGACGCCATTAAAGGGCTTCAGCCTAAGATTAGTGTCTGGACCAATGGAAGTGGCGGACAGGGTCTAGAAGGAGGCTCCGGAGCTGGGAGTATAGCGATGAAAGAGGTGGCCGGAGTTTACAAAATGTTGCCACCGCTGTTTCAAACGGTTCATGAGCAAACTGGAATGCTGCCTCCGCCATGGATGGGAAGCTTGGGTGATTCTTCTcagaattgaagaagaaaggtttgattttgtatatcaaatcaattaaaagaTCTCTCAAATTAACTGTTTTTTCCCCTTCAAATCAAAAGACCAAAGAATAAATTGGTGTGAGcaatttataatcttttaatttgtgtaTCTTTCTTGAGAAAACAATgagttctgtttttttctttttatttggaCTGTCAATATAATAGTTGggttttcttatttatttttgatttcaattattgaaaagaaattgtgtgtttttttctttagcaTGTTCTTAGTTCTTAATAAGCTATCTCAActagttttaattaaaacatgaaAGTTTGTGTGAGTATTAATGAGTTTTGTTAACATTGGATTAAAGAATGCCTAACTCAATGGATGGATTTATTGGATGAATGTTAATATAGATTAGATCATATAGCAAACTATACTATTCTATTAACATTTGTAAATgctagttattattatttcgaGTACAATCTTGAAAGAGTAATTTGAACCTACATCTCTTTAACTTCTTATGCCAATTCATCTTTGCTTGATTTAGAATAATATCTTCTTTGTCTATAAAACATACTATTAACTCAAAATGACTTCAAATCTGAATTTTTTTGGTGGTATATCtcttataaatataactaatCAAGCACTTCACTCATATAATGGATGTTCTAACCTTAGAGTATtgtaagtttttaaataattgatgaCATCTGTGctcttaaaaaaattcaatccaTATATTAAGTTTTGGTAAATTTCTGCTTTAAACTTGAACAAATAATGTTACAATTATttggtaaataaatattaaatttgtgtaATTTAGCTACAAGTACTGGCTACTActtaaaagacaaaatcaaaagtaaaaaatctctttattctacaaaatctacttttaaaactttaatttaaatatatattttaagaaaaataacaccataaaactttgaaattaataataactaattgttttaaaattttgaaattagtaaagTTAGGAGGTAGCATTACATTCTTTaatgaatttgatatttatttctttttcttttttttaataaataaaaaaataagagaaaagaaaattagagattgatttatacttttgttttagtaattattcataataaaagagagaaaaaaaggtgatatattttttcaaggATACTTTATTTCTTTCGACGCCGTAATACATTAATAAGATTGGAGAGTGGAAGTATGGAGGAATTttcatataagaaaaaatttcaattttccattcatcacctaaatttcattttctaaaaatttggtttttaatgaattatttgataaatgaatTTCTAAAAAGTGCATTATTCTAATTTGTCAAACACtatagtttttttcaaaatagttctttttcacaaaattaaatacttcaaaatCTCAAACCAAACACACGTTtagaaagacaaaaataattttcaatcatCCCTCCTATCAAACAGTCCaacaaacaattttaagaaaaaagaaatcaaataaaataaaatggaaacaaaatcCTTTAATAATCATTCTAATCAATCCCAAATGAGAAAACCAAAAATGTCCTCCATCCTCGTTAGTATAGTAAATTAGGAATGAAAACCAGAATCTCTAAAATAAATGCATTGAtgtatttaagaaaagttataataaatcCATTAGATATACATACGACACATAGGAGGAAGATGAGTAATTCGTAAGTGGTAGAATTGATTAGCTTAAACATTTAGTTCTCCTTGCTGTCTTCACCATTCGTATGCCAAGCTGATCTCACCTCATGACAAGCGCTCCAGATGTCAATGAACTTCTACAAGGTATCATCGAAGGAGAGACCAGCGTGCTTGCGGCTTCCACGACCATGGAGGACATTTTCAAAGGCACCAAAGAATTCAAGCAGTAGGTGTTTGGAAAGGTTCAGTTGGAACTTCACCAATTTGGACTTTTGATTTACAATGCTGATGTCAAACAATTGGTGAATGTGAGTGGGCACGAATATGTCTCCTACTTGGGGCAGAAGACACAGCAAGAGGCTTCCAATCAGGCCAAAGTGGACGTTGCTGAGGCAAATGCAGAAGTGGCAGAAGTGGTGGAGGCAAATGCAGAGCTGGCGAAGAAGAAAGCAATATTGGCTAAGGGATCAGAGATGGCGGAAGTGGAAGCAGCAAAAGCAGTCTCACTGAGAGAGGCagaccaaaagaaaaaggtggaGAAGATGAATGCATTGACCATGACTGAGAAGCTTAAGGCTGAATTGTTGAGCAAAGCTAGCATTGAGTACGAAACCAAGGTGAGTTCTAAATCCTAGACAAGAACAACATGATTTGACATCAGAAGGCACAAGAGGCAAACTGTGAATTCTACTAGAAACAAATTAAGGCAGAAGCTGAGCTGTTCCAGAAACAATAAAATGCAGAGGCACAGAAGGCATTGGCTGATGCTAAATTTTATGCTTGCCAGCAAACTGCTGACAGAGACTTATAtgcaaagaagaaagaggcGGAGGGACTGGTGGCACTGGCACTGGCACAGGCCTAAGCACTGTATCCCTGCTAGATGCATTGGGTGGGAACTACACCGCTCTTAGAGATTACCTAATGATCAATGGAGGGATGTTTCAAGACATTGCCAACATCAATGCCAATGCTATTAAGTATTAAGAGGCTCCAACCAATGATTAGCGTGTGGACGAATGGGAGGGATGGACAGGGTTTAGGAGGAGCTGGTAATATGGCTATGAAAGAGTTGTCTGGAGTTCATCAAATGTTGCCTCCATTGTTTCAAACAGATCATGAGCAAACTCGATTGCTTCCTCCTCCATGGATGGTAACCATGACTGACCCCAAACAGAATTGAGGTTAATGACTTTAGCCTTTTCCtctctctaaattttcttttctatactTAAGACTTGTCTGTTCCCtagttgttattatatatatgtataatgaTTTCTGTTTAGAGATTCTACAATATTTCGTTTCCAGAAACTGCTCGATTAATGGGTTTTGCCATTGCATTTGGAACAAATATTCAACGTTCGTGATGTATTGACATAGGTGTTAGCTTTCTAATATACATGAGATGATTGAAGAGAACGCTagctatttatttttatcttaaaacGAAACAACGTTTTACACATTTAATACATTTGCCCATGCCTTTGCCAATCAGATACAAGCTAATCAATACATATTCAAAAAGGTAATTATATTGtgtaagaattaaattaagtaCCGGTCTCCACGCCTTTCAAAAGTACACGTAACAGACTTTCTTAAGATCCCCAATTAGGAATGTTTGCTGTGGCTTCATTAACCATTTTCACTAGTGTCACCTGAAAATGCATATATGGAATATGTTGTCTCAGGCATCAcaagaatattaaaatgtatgtaatttatcaaattcattaCAAACTACTTGATCAGTTAATAATAGTAGAAACATATCGACAAGCAAAGGATAAAAAGCATTCCACATCATCCACATGCAAGGGTTATAGGACATATACCACGCTTTCAGGGACGCCGGGTGGTGGTAGGGGAAGGTTCCTGGGAGGAACAACATTATCATATGATCTCTTGTCAAACCTCCATTCTCCAATCTTACCGTAAGTCAGTTTTCCCTGTATACCAAGGTATAACAAGTAGCCATAGACAAAGATAAGCTATGATGTATAATAGAGGAGAGAGATCGGTATACACATAATCAACCTTTGTTTGATACCTTCATATCATAGTCACAACCGTAAGTGTAATGGATTATGAACTTCTTGCCCACTTCTGTGTCCCATGGGGGCTGTAAAGTGTCAACGTACAATAAGTTacttaatatataaaatcagAATATTGATCAAGTTTGAGAATGAAGGGTCAAATCCTCTCATTTCCTAAGATCACGTGTTTCCTACATCACATCCTATCAGCCAACGGAATTGGATAAAATTTCATGTGGTTTGGTAGAAAGTAAACATAAAAGTTTTCACAAGGATTTCAAATTGTGAAGCCAATTCAAGCTGATTATGTTTCGTGGAGGAAGTATATCAAACAGCAATGAGAATCGGTAAAAATGCTATGCTGCATAGCGAATGATAATCCAaccaaaaagataaagaaacaGAAATATTTCTCTAAGAACCTGAATCATGAAGTCCTTATACAAGATGTTACCAACATCATGTAGAGCAGAAGCGACAGCATAAGCATACCTACAGTTAAAATACAAGGAGAAGAAACATGGgaagcaaagaaaataaagaagtaaAAAGACCATACGAAGtgagaaagatgaaaaggaaacctcaaagaagaaaaacttacaTTTCAAGAACCCAACCAAAAGCCTTATCTGTCTCAGGATCCTTTTTCATTGCCAAAGAAACATTCATCCAAGTGGGAGCAATTTTCTTGAGAGACTCCTAgcaaaatttattcaaaagagaagagaaaagtaaGACAGAATGGAGAAAGGAGAGAAGAATGCTAAATGTAATAACTTAGAATCATGATATTGCATACCTTTCCAACAATAACAGGTGAATTCCCTATTGGATCAATGTTGGTAATAGGACCCTTGTCCTCAGGAAAGAACTTCCGTAGTTGGCTCTCATACTTCTTGGGTTCGATGTAAAAGAATGGAAACGCTGCCCCAAGCCCATCCTTAGACAAATTTGGTATAGGCTTGACAATAATATGATCCGGCTCTGACATGAGTATATAACtgtaaaacataattttagataaaaaaacattCAGGGTAAACTCAAAGTAAAAACATTATTGATCTATCAGTTAATTAGAACAGAGGAAAGCGCCCCCTACTCTTCCTTGATGTCCGCTTGTTGAAGCCATTGCACAAATGCCCACGGTCTGTTGAGGACAATGTAGCCCTGTAACAGTTTCAAACCACAGATGAGCAGCTAATAGAAGGCAATTTCAGCTCCATGAAAATGAAACCCAGAGAGGGTAATAAaagcaaaatagaaaattcttAATTCAATTAGAGACGTCGCCCATTGGGCGTCATTTCATTAGCCAAGGAGTTAGCCATAATAGAAATTCACTGCGACCCCTTGCTTTCCTAAGGCGAATTCCTTCAAACAGGTGTAGAGCATAAATAAAACCATAGATAGCACATAACAAAGTCGCAGATGAACACTTCCCCTGAGATTCTCAAAGCTTATAATAGAACACCAGAAGCAAAAACAAGGCCACGCTCAAAAGTCAACCCCgtaaataatagaaatcaAGCAAATAAATTAGTACCCGATCCATTCCCGCTGGCAGAGGCTGAGCAACGAAGGTGGGGATCTCATCCATATACTTGTCGGGCTTCCCTGAATGCAAGATCCTGGTGAAGCCACCCATTTCAGAATTAGGTCCGTCCTTGAACTTCTTGAACCAGTAGTACATGATCCGACACTGCCAAGTATTGTACACCGAATCCGACGCAGTAACTGCCGTATGGAAGAGTCGTTTGGAGGAAGAAGTTTCTGATCTATCCAGGGGCATCTTAATCACAGGGTCCACAGTAATGGAAGATGAAGATCTTGATGGACCAGGAAGTTCTTGCTTGAGAGGGGCATTAGCAGAGAGAATGATGTTGTAAGTAATTAGAGCTACCGAGAAGGTTACCAGAACCAAGAAGAACAAATTCCCACAACCCATTTTAGGATTCGTCTCCAACTTGCTGGAATTCAGCTCAAATGAATTTGCCCATCAAACTCCCCTTGGAAGCGAAGACAGAATAAAGGTAGGAACTTCAAGTTTGAGAAAAGTCGTCGCGCCTAGGCCTAGAAGAGAgtttattgaagaaatttgCTGACCAAAATGGAGAGTTGGATTAGTTTTTTCTGGTggaattatataataataactcaTAAGATGAAAGTTTGGATCTTTAAGCGGGCGGCGGCTGGGATTGCAGAAGACAGAAGTAAACATGGAGGCAGCCCAGTTCAGCTTCTTGGGCCATTGCAACTCCATCCGTACCTTTTCTTACTTTCCTCCTGCTCAATTTTTGGTATCTTAAAATATAGGAGTTGAAGATGGAATCCACTAATACTATCGTTTAGATTACCGCCAtgacttaattttattaattcaaacaatGTCCACGGTTGAAATTTGGTAATTATAAGCTAAGAAAAAGAGTAGAAGGTGTAtgtattcttcttcttatatttataaccATGAAAAAGCGATGCAGGCGAtattattcatcaaatatgtaaaagaagTGAAAGTATTGTGGCCATGAGATGGGAATGGGCTGCTCTAGGAAGTAAGAATAAGGAGCCTATAATACTTATGCTCACCTCCAAAGCCCATGCAGTCCATTTCCAATGCAAGCAAGCTGCTCGTTGATCCATGCCACCAAAAAGACATGCTTTGCTTTCTAGTTGAGCATTCAATTCAAACGactaattttgtattaaagacaaaattgatattttctcACAAAACTGAGTGCCACCTTGTATCTTAAAATGTGACGATTTGAtgattaaattattctttgtTGCAGCTttcatcaatagaaaaaaatatattttttgaagcATACATGTAGTACAACAGATTTCGTATcatataaattaagaaataagtTGAGATGACTCAATTTTCAAAGTGATGAACACCAATGTAGTATTTGTCACACGTACGTTTAATTTGTGAGCACAATTTGGATATGTGCTTGTCCAAGAGCATTTGTAGGAtgttggaagaagaaacatcTATTTATTAGGTCACAAATGTGCAAAAACATAAcacataatttaaaagaagaaacaaaaaactcgatagttatgaaaaaaactctaaatcgaaaaaaatcaaagaaaaaaaaagagttgtgTGAAAAAGTATTACAGTCAAAGGAAAATTTCCATCTAGCTTCAATTATGGGAAGAAATTAGTTGTGAAAACATTTGTGTTATGTACTATTTTTCACGCTCTCAAACTAAAAGAACACAGAAGAATAATTTAAGTTAGCTAAAATAGTTGgagaatttgaaataaaagagagatgaTATCCCTATTGTGGAGTctataatgatgatgatgataataataataaaaaaagaaaaaaaataaaagggagaAATGTGAACCGTACACAGAATTCTGTATCCAAATGTGATAAAAGATTTGAATGTTTGGTCCACAACCTGAGTAAGCAAAAGcaagttgaaaaaaattaaaattgagcCTTTGAAAGGGTGAGAGAGTCAGAGTCCAAATAGAGTGACTCACCCATTGGATAGTTTCGACATTTCTCCCAAAAAGATCCGACGCGGATTTGACACATTAAAAATCCCCCACTCACCACCACGCTTTCCACGCTCTTTCTCTCCCCTCTCCAAACCAAATACGCAATCCTTATCCATTTCACTTTTCTCCACCCTTCCCCCTTTTGCCCCCCCTAACCTATAAATCCACACCaatctcttttctattattatctTCTACTTCTTCATCTACTACCACTCACACTCACTTCCACCAACAATGTTCTCTCCTTCATTCTGCTGTTTCCATCCCTCCAACACCCCTAAATCATCCCCCTCTTCCTGCCTCAAATCCACCGCTCTTCACCTCTCTCGCTTACTTCGCCGCTGCCGCTATTTCCTTGCTCGGCTTGCTCGTCGCCGGACAAACTCCCTTTCCTCTGCTCACTTTTCCTACGATTCTTCCAGTTATGCCCTTAATTTCGACGACCATTCCCATGATGACCATCAGTTCCCCTTCAGAGATTTCACGGTTAGATTCCCCTCGTCCGCTACCAAATTCGCCGGATCTCAACATCAAATCCCCATTTCCCCCTCTCCTTGACTCATTATACCACCgattttgagatttttgttGTAAATTCCTCCTCTGCCCCTGGAATTgtaaatatcatatcatatatatacatgataatttctttttctttttctttttttgtttttcttactTGGGTGttgatgaaataaatattcaaatcgTTTTCGGGAACCAAGTTTCATTCTGACCTTCTCATCTTATTAGAATTATAGTCTGACTAAACactacttttcttcttcttttttttttttttttttttggcgggggggagagagagagagagaaagagagagatgatTGGGGAAAAATCTAATTTCAATCGAACAACAATCTTGACTCAAAGTGGAAAATGTAATTGTACGAACAGAtgtaataacaatattattattggtaATTCAAACGTggattaattttataaaaacaatgcTGTGGTTATACTtacgagaaaaaaaaaagatcttgAACCTGTATTCTCTAGGTGATTACAGAAAACACTATTATTTTACTCTGTTTTCATCATGTGGGTTGGTGTTCCATTAAATAGTTTCTTTTACTACTTATATTGGtttaattctaaatttgaGATTATGTTTGGTTTAATATCGACAAAgataatacaataaaaatcTCTATCTACAGCATGGAATGACACTATCTCACTTTATTTATTCATGTATATATCCTACAATAACTCGTATCGATTTAATAAGTTCAAATACATCCacacaaaaaagaattaattttataagtttgaataaatttttaatggGACACTTTTTGTTTATGCttagattataaatttgattcttgaattaaagaatttgtctattatattcttaaaactTCTATACATCAGTATCAAataattctttatatttaCATACTTTCctataatttcaatttggtCTTAACAAATTCAATG
Coding sequences:
- the LOC101206203 gene encoding LOW QUALITY PROTEIN: flotillin-like protein 4 (The sequence of the model RefSeq protein was modified relative to this genomic sequence to represent the inferred CDS: inserted 3 bases in 2 codons; deleted 1 base in 1 codon; substituted 3 bases at 3 genomic stop codons) — its product is MYKVASASEYLAITGVGISDIKLAKKAWVLPGQSCTIFDISPVNYTFEVQAMSAEKLPFILPAVFTIGPRSDDMDSLLKYAKLISPHDKLSNHVKELVQGVIEGETRVLAASMTMEEIFRGTKEFKQEVFGKVQLELDQFGLLIYNANVKQLVDVRGHEYFSYLGQKTQQEAANQAKIDVAEARMKGEIGAKSREGQTLQNAAKIDAETKIIATQRQGQGKKEEIKVKAEVKVFENEREAEVAEANAELAKKKAAWTRAAQVAEVEAAKAVALREAQLQKEVEMMNAMTMTEKLKAEFLSKASVEYETKVQEANWELYDKQKKAEAVLFEKEREAEAQKALADAGFYARQQVADGELYAKKKEAEGLVALAEAQALYLRSLLEALGGNYSALRDYLMINGGLFQEVAKINADAIKGLQPKISVWTNGSGGQGLEGGSGAGSIAMKEVAGVYKMLPPLFQTVHEQTGMLPPPWMGSLGDSSQNCSPCCLHHSYAKLISPHDKRSRXVNELLQGIIEGETSVLAASTTMEDIFKGTKEFKQXVFGKVQLELHQFGLLIYNADVKQLVNVSGHEYVSYLGQKTQQEASNQAKVDVAEANAEVAEVVEANAELAKKKAILAKGSEMAEVEAAKAVSLREADQKKKVEKMNALTMTEKLKAELLSKASIEYETKAQEANCEFYXKQIKAEAELFQKQXNAEAQKALADAKFYACQQTADRDLYAKKKEAEGLVAXGTGTGLSTVSLLDALGGNYTALRDYLMINGGMFQDIANINANALSIKRLQPMISVWTNGRDGQGLGGAGNMAMKELSGVHQMLPPLFQTDHEQTRLLPPPWMVTMTDPKQN
- the LOC101214063 gene encoding hydroxyproline O-arabinosyltransferase 1 codes for the protein MGCGNLFFLVLVTFSVALITYNIILSANAPLKQELPGPSRSSSSITVDPVIKMPLDRSETSSSKRLFHTAVTASDSVYNTWQCRIMYYWFKKFKDGPNSEMGGFTRILHSGKPDKYMDEIPTFVAQPLPAGMDRGYIVLNRPWAFVQWLQQADIKEDYILMSEPDHIIVKPIPNLSKDGLGAAFPFFYIEPKKYESQLRKFFPEDKGPITNIDPIGNSPVIVGKESLKKIAPTWMNVSLAMKKDPETDKAFGWVLEMYAYAVASALHDVGNILYKDFMIQPPWDTEVGKKFIIHYTYGCDYDMKGKLTYGKIGEWRFDKRSYDNVVPPRNLPLPPPGVPESVVTLVKMVNEATANIPNWGS